Proteins from a genomic interval of Zingiber officinale cultivar Zhangliang chromosome 2A, Zo_v1.1, whole genome shotgun sequence:
- the LOC122041886 gene encoding uncharacterized protein LOC122041886, with product MKSPSWSDNMSVTFWRNSLVKRGIVLAKNLVVGDLSLVERAALTCKVKSRIVEKTRATIDAAMIKGIPSNIDLFKELLISLVVVAKKFDESRQWKKPCLTLSFLFIVYTIIFRNLLSYVLPATIVTMATTMLLLKGLKEQGRLGRSFGRVVIQDQPPSNTIQKIIAVKDAMTYIENYLQNVNIVLLKIRTILLSGQPEVTSEIAMVLLGLAIILLVIPFKYILAFVIFDLFTRELDFRRKMVIKVMKFLRERWAAVHAAPVVVLPYESTDMVGVDNTDADKTDLKDIGKR from the exons ATGAAATCACCAAGTTGGTCAGATAACATGTCGGTCACCTTCTGGAGGAATTCTTTAGTTAAACGTGGGATTGTGCTGGCAAAAAACCTTGTTGTAGGTGATCTAAGTCTTGTTGAGAGGGCAGCATTGACATGCAAAGTGAAAAGTCGAATAGTGGAGAAGACCCGAGCAACAATTGATGCAGCTATGATCAAAGGAATACCAAGCAATATtgatcttttcaag GAGCTTTTGATTTCCTTGGTAGTGGTTGCAAAAAAATTTGACGAGTCTAGGCAGTGGAAGAAGCCATGTTTAACTCTATCTTTTTTATTCATTGTTTATACCATTATTTTCAG AAATTTACTGTCTTATGTGCTCCCGGCAACCATTGTGACTATGGCTACCACTATGCTTTTATTGAAGGGTCTCAAAGAACAAGGGCGTCTAGGAAGATCTTTTGGTAGAGTAGTAATACAAGATCAGCCACCCTCAAATACAATCCAGAAAATAATTGCTGTAAAGGATGCCATGACATACATCGAGAACTATCTTCAGAATGTTAACATTGTTCTCCTTAAAATTAGGACGATTTTGTTATCTGGTCAACCTGAG GTGACATCTGAAATTGCTATGGTGCTTCTCGGTTTGGCTATTATTCTCCTTGTGATTCCTTTTAAGTATATTCTTGCTTTCGTTATCTTCGATCTTTTTACGCGTGAGTTAGACTTCCGAAGGAAAATGGTTATCAAAGTCATGAAGTTTCTAAGAGAACGGTGGGCTGCTGTTCATGCGGCACCTGTGGTGGTACTCCCATATGAGAGTACTGATATGGTTGGAGTCGACAACACTGATGCAGATAAAACAGATCTGAAGGATATTGGAAAACGGTAA